The DNA sequence TCCGGCACGGTGCGCTTGGCCACCTTCCCGTAAAGGATGTAAAGGGTGAAGTAAATGCTGTACTCCACCAGGGTAATGTCCCTGGGGTCACCCACCTGCCAGCTTGCCGGGTTGGCTTCCGGACCGGTGGCAGTCTCCGTGAGGCACGTATAGATGTAGGTGTCCCCGTTGCCATCCGTGTAGCTGGCCACATCATCGGGGTAATAGGTCTGTCCATCCGTGAAGGTGAGCACCTGGATAAGCAGCTGTGCCGTATCATACTGCCTGCTGATGATCTTGCGAACCTTCTCCACCGCCATGCGCTCAGCCTTGAGCAGGACGCTCTGCCTTCCTTCGGTGAGCACTTCCAGCTCGTCTGCTTCTACGATGCTTTCGTAGTCCGTGTCTGTCAGGAATCTCATACCTTGCTGATTAGTGTGAAAATGATTTCCGACTCCCTGATAAAGCGCCCCTCGTCCTCGCTGCGGAGCACATTGCAGGCGTGTTTCATGATCAGGCGCTGCAAGTCCTCGGCAGAGTAGAAGTGGTCCGGCATCGAGAGGCTTGCCGTATAGTGCTCGCCCTTGTACTCGAACTGGTAGATAAACCTGAGCTCGTGCAGCTCCCGCTTGCCTGAGGCCTTGAAGAAGCCCCCAAAAATCAGTACTGCCCACACGGTGGCAAAGGTGAGCAGCACTACGATTGTTTCTGTTTCCATTCTCTTAATACGTTTCTATTTTCCTGCGTTTGCCCGTCCTGGGCTTTTGCCTTTCCACATGGTTCCTGCGCATCAGTTCCGAGATGGCGCCATGCAGGCTGTCGGGGGCGTCATCATGCGCCCCGGACCCCTTTTCAAAAGCAAGGGTTTGGTCAATGCTAACAGTGAAGTCCTGGTTCTCCTTATGCTTCTCATTATAGTAGACCATCCCTTTTTCCCAGAAAGGGGAAATCCCCTCTATACGCTCATACTTGTTGGCCTTGGGTTTCCGGTCGGCCACCACGGGCAGGTAGTACCCCCGGCGGTCGCCTTCCTCGTCAAACTCATTGATGAACTTGTCCTGGATGAAGTTGCCTTCCATCATCATGGCGCAGGGAACCTTGCCATGCTGTAAGCGGTCCTCGTACAGGTCATAGCACCACTGCACGGCATTGGTAATGGTGGTCTTGCGCACGAAGGCTTCCAGTATGTGGAATTCACGCCCTTTCTTACCCACCAGGTGGATGGCCTTGTAGTCCCCGTTTTCGGTGTAGGAAAGGTCCCCATACAGGCAAAGGGTGTCGTACTGTCTCAGTTGCAGGGGCTTTTTCCAGCGAATCCAGTCTGCCTGGAACACCGTCCCGTCCTCGATCGGGTTGTTCATGTACTCCCGCTGGAAGGAGCGGTGCGGGATTTCCTCCTGCAAGCGGTCCCAGTACTCCTTGGTGTACTTCTGTGGCCAGTTCACCTTCCCCTCCTTGTCTAGGGCGTTGACCTGCAAGTGGTAGGCATTGGGCAAGGCCTCCAGGATGCCTGCCAGGATGCTCTGCTTGTGGATGCGGTTGTTCACAAGGAGAAACCGCTGGCGCAAGTCCGAGAAGCAGCCCATCAGGTCCTCCAGTATCCATTCCACCGCCTCCCTGACCCTGCGGGGGTTGGCGGAACGCTTCTTTGAGTCGCAGTCATCGACCACGATATAGTCCGGGCGGTGCTGCCGCTTGCGGATACCCCTAGGCGATTGCCCCAGACCGATGCAGGAGAAGTAGGTGCCGTCCTTTGCCTGGAACCTTCCCTCTGACCATTCCCCGGATTGCATCTGTTCTCCAAAGTCATTGATGTAACGCTGGTTGTATTGCAGCTCGGCCTGCACGTCGGATAGCAGCAGCTTGGCCTTTTCCTCGGTTTCCCCCACCAGCAGCATGTAGTTCAGCTCCCCGCTGGCTTTCCAGTAGAGGGGAAAGAACACATCAGCGTGTGTGCTCTTGGCAGCCCCCCGGAAGGCCTCCCAAACGGCGCTGACATACTGCGCCTTCTTCAGCTTGTTGGCCATGCGCTTGTGGAACCAGGCACTTTCCGATTTGACATAGTGCGGAAAGTAGTAGGAACAAAAAGCCGAATAGTCACCCAGCAGGTGCTGTATCCTTCTGCCTTTGTCCTCTTCCGTTTCGTTCAGGTCAATGGGTGTGGCCTCGGCAACCAGCTCGCAGAACTCAATCCACTCGTTGTAATCCTTCCTGTTCATAGTTCCCCGTTCTTGATTTTCTCATCAATGAAAAGCCTCATCCAGTTGTTCATCTTTCCGGCCGCTTCCACATCACGGCTTTGGATAAAGCGGGTCAGCTCCTTGAAAGCCTGGATGTAGTTGGAGGCCAGCAGCTTGTTGCCCCTCAGCTTCTCGATGGAGCTGACCAGCTTGGCGATGGAGTCGGCCTTTTCCACGGCATCCTCCGAGATGGAGACCTTGTGGATCTTCTCCGTCAGGTTGGCAATTACCGCCTCCGAGGTGATGGTGTTGGCCTTCTTGATATTGTCCCAATCATACTTTGCCTTGTTGTTGGTGAAGGTCTTGCGGTCCTTCCACCCGACAATCTTGCAGATTTCCTCCTGTGTCATGTCGGTATGCACATAGAGTTGCAGTGCATAGTTCCTTTTGTCCTGTTCGGTGAGCGCCCCTTTTTCCATCCTTTTTGATACAAAAGAGCCTGAAAATCCAGTCAACTTCAAAAGAACTTCCGCACCCTGCGTAAGGGCGTTGCAAGGGTTGCATAGGGGGAGGCAATGCTGCGAAACCCGGTTTGAAAATACTGCCTCAACCTCATTTGTTTGTAGGGAATTCAACACGTAAGGTATGTTCGAGATAGTAGCAAAATCCAGTCAGAGAGAAGCCGATATCATGCTGCATGGCGATATCATGAAATGGGGCGAGGTGGACCTGAATACGGTCAAGGCAGCGGTTGCGCCTTTGCTGGGCAAGTACAGCACCATTAACCTGCGGATACACTCCCCCGGGGGGTCCGTGTTCGAGGGGTCTGCCATCTACTCTTACCTGAAGAGCCTGCCTGTCAAGGTGAATGCCTATGTGGATGGTATCTCGGCCAGCATGATGACCATTGTGATGCTGGCGGCCGGAAGAGTGGAGGCGGCAAGGAACGCCCGCTTTCTTGTGCATGGCGCTGCCGTGTCACCTGCCGGGAGGGGAACCCCCGCGCAGTACAGGAAAGCGGCCGAAGAGATTGAGAGCATGAACCGTCAGATGGCGGAAATCTATGCCGGGAAGACCGGCAAGGAAGCCTCCTGGGTACTGGAGAACTGGCTGGGGGAAAACGAGGTGCACTTGTCTGCGCAGGAAGCGTTGGAGGCTGGCCTGATTGACGGCATCTACGAAAGCAGACTGATGATGCCCCCGGAAGGAATGGAAGCGGACCGCATGGTCGCATTTTATGATAAGCAGATTTTAGGGAAACCGAAAAGCAAGATGAAACAACAACTAATGGCACTGCTGGCGATGCATGGGATGTCGCTGGACCCGCAGGCCTCGGCAAGCGACGAGGCGTTTATGGGCGCCTTTACCGCCAGGTTCAATGCCCTGGTACAGGCAAAGGAAAAGCTGGAGGCACAGATGAGGGCCTCTGAAGGGGAACAGCTCCTGGGGGAGGCTGTGGCACAGCGAAAGCTGACGGCCAAGCAGGCGGAGAACCTCAAGCCCATGCTGGAGACTTCCGGCATTGAGGCCATCCGCAATTACCTGGCCTGCCTGGAGCCGGTAGCTGTGGTATCGCAGCAACTGCAACGAGAAAAGCAAACGCCAACCTCGCCAAAGGCGCAGGCAGGCAGAGATAACTGGACTTTTGATGACTATCAAAAGAAAGACCCGAAGGCCTTGCTGCACATCAAGGAGCAGGAGCCGGAGAAATACAGTGAATTAGTTCAAGCATACATTAACCAATAAGAGGATGGCTTTAGAAGTAGAAATTTGGGAAAGGGACCTGGCCAGGAACTTCTATCCGGACAACACCTTCATGACGAAGGGCAAGGATATGACAGCGTTTGTGGTCAACGGCAAGACCGTACACTCCCCGCAGGAAGGGGCCGACCCGAACGTGGCGGTCAACAGGGCTACGGTGCCTGCCACCATTTCACAGAGAACCGATGCTGACCTGACCTGGGACCTTTCCGAGCTGACCACCGACCCCACCCTGCTCAGGGATATTGAGGAGATCGAGACCAGCTACGACAAG is a window from the Limibacter armeniacum genome containing:
- the terL gene encoding phage terminase large subunit — protein: MNRKDYNEWIEFCELVAEATPIDLNETEEDKGRRIQHLLGDYSAFCSYYFPHYVKSESAWFHKRMANKLKKAQYVSAVWEAFRGAAKSTHADVFFPLYWKASGELNYMLLVGETEEKAKLLLSDVQAELQYNQRYINDFGEQMQSGEWSEGRFQAKDGTYFSCIGLGQSPRGIRKRQHRPDYIVVDDCDSKKRSANPRRVREAVEWILEDLMGCFSDLRQRFLLVNNRIHKQSILAGILEALPNAYHLQVNALDKEGKVNWPQKYTKEYWDRLQEEIPHRSFQREYMNNPIEDGTVFQADWIRWKKPLQLRQYDTLCLYGDLSYTENGDYKAIHLVGKKGREFHILEAFVRKTTITNAVQWCYDLYEDRLQHGKVPCAMMMEGNFIQDKFINEFDEEGDRRGYYLPVVADRKPKANKYERIEGISPFWEKGMVYYNEKHKENQDFTVSIDQTLAFEKGSGAHDDAPDSLHGAISELMRRNHVERQKPRTGKRRKIETY
- a CDS encoding head maturation protease, ClpP-related: MFEIVAKSSQREADIMLHGDIMKWGEVDLNTVKAAVAPLLGKYSTINLRIHSPGGSVFEGSAIYSYLKSLPVKVNAYVDGISASMMTIVMLAAGRVEAARNARFLVHGAAVSPAGRGTPAQYRKAAEEIESMNRQMAEIYAGKTGKEASWVLENWLGENEVHLSAQEALEAGLIDGIYESRLMMPPEGMEADRMVAFYDKQILGKPKSKMKQQLMALLAMHGMSLDPQASASDEAFMGAFTARFNALVQAKEKLEAQMRASEGEQLLGEAVAQRKLTAKQAENLKPMLETSGIEAIRNYLACLEPVAVVSQQLQREKQTPTSPKAQAGRDNWTFDDYQKKDPKALLHIKEQEPEKYSELVQAYINQ